From a region of the Gossypium raimondii isolate GPD5lz chromosome 10, ASM2569854v1, whole genome shotgun sequence genome:
- the LOC105776781 gene encoding putative lipid-binding protein AIR1, with the protein MASKVKLSTALFFSVNLFFFALVSSYNVDNNPNGSSYPTKSRNPVVIRPGYKFPNDGSAQSYYGTCNPLNLGVCVNLLGGLVNLNLGNVPTQPCCSLIHGLADLEAAVCLCTAVRANVLDIKLNLPISLSLLLNNCGRRVATEYICAP; encoded by the coding sequence ATGGCTTCAAAGGTTAAGTTATCAACTGCTCTTTTCTTCTCTgttaaccttttcttttttgctttagTAAGCTCTTACAATGTTGATAATAATCCTAATGGTTCTTCTTACCCCACAAAATCTCGGAACCCTGTTGTTATCCGTCCCGGATACAAGTTTCCCAACGATGGTAGCGCTCAAAGCTATTATGGTACTTGTAATCCATTGAACCTTGGTGTGTGTGTTAATCTGTTGGGTGGTTTGGTGAATCTCAACCTCGGCAACGTACCAACCCAACCATGCTGCAGTTTGATCCATGGGTTGGCTGATCTTGAAGCTGCGGTTTGCCTTTGCACTGCTGTCCGAGCTAATGTGTTAGACATTAAACTCAACCTTCCTATCTCATTGAGTCTCTTACTCAATAACTGTGGAAGAAGGGTGGCTACTGAATACATTTGCGCTCCATAA